From the Streptomyces syringium genome, one window contains:
- a CDS encoding sensor histidine kinase produces the protein MAKWPKGVRAVACALREDLWTTSPEPPSRARRPGWLDWRPALALPLALVAVLLLILNANDYMFDYQLSKDLGFVLACVQSVGLVVALYRPVPAWWATTLATFVAAQSLADTRFAMPFPWSHGGIGVQAAVLFLVALRVRVRASVTVLVISSLSGLVCLLNPPRTSYYQDADVAIPVFVAVTAIGAALRGRAVARTRLVEQEELTAEERARRTLLEERNRIARELHDVVAHHMSVISIQAQVAPHLVENPSEELKENLAGIRENAVEALTELRQVLGVLRSEDPLSGTVRHAPQPTLDRLDDLFGNVRGAGLTVTRHTSGDPLPLSPGVELSAFRIVQEALSNAIRHAPGADVRVEIGYRPAGVTVRITNTAPDGPAPAPPGAGHGLLGMRERTAMLGGELATGPTPDGGWEVTAILPVQPPAAPTEPAEDTP, from the coding sequence GCGCTCGCATTGCCGTTGGCGCTGGTGGCGGTCTTGCTACTGATCCTGAACGCCAACGACTACATGTTCGACTATCAGTTGAGCAAAGATCTCGGCTTTGTGCTCGCCTGCGTCCAGTCGGTGGGCCTCGTCGTCGCGTTGTACCGGCCGGTCCCGGCCTGGTGGGCCACGACGCTCGCCACGTTCGTGGCCGCTCAGTCCCTGGCCGACACCCGGTTCGCCATGCCCTTCCCGTGGTCCCACGGCGGGATCGGCGTGCAGGCCGCCGTGTTGTTCCTGGTCGCGTTGCGGGTCCGTGTGCGGGCCTCGGTCACGGTCCTGGTGATCAGTTCGCTGTCGGGGCTGGTCTGCCTGTTGAACCCCCCGCGGACGAGCTATTACCAGGACGCCGATGTGGCCATCCCGGTCTTCGTCGCCGTGACGGCGATCGGCGCCGCGCTGCGCGGCCGTGCGGTGGCCCGTACGCGACTGGTCGAGCAGGAGGAGCTCACCGCGGAGGAGCGGGCCCGGCGCACCCTCCTGGAGGAACGCAACCGGATCGCCCGCGAGCTGCACGACGTCGTCGCGCACCACATGTCGGTCATCTCCATCCAGGCACAGGTCGCCCCGCACCTGGTCGAGAACCCGTCCGAGGAACTGAAGGAGAACCTCGCGGGCATCCGCGAGAACGCCGTCGAGGCACTCACCGAACTGCGCCAGGTGCTCGGCGTGCTGCGCTCGGAGGACCCGCTGTCGGGGACCGTGCGCCACGCCCCGCAGCCCACCCTCGACCGGCTGGACGACCTGTTCGGCAACGTACGCGGTGCCGGGCTCACGGTCACCCGTCACACCAGCGGAGACCCGCTCCCGCTGTCGCCGGGCGTCGAGCTGTCGGCGTTCCGCATCGTGCAGGAGGCGCTCAGCAATGCGATACGGCACGCGCCCGGAGCCGATGTCCGGGTGGAGATCGGGTACCGCCCCGCCGGGGTCACCGTGCGGATCACCAACACCGCGCCGGACGGTCCCGCCCCGGCCCCGCCGGGCGCGGGCCACGGGCTGCTCGGCATGCGCGAGCGCACTGCCATGCTGGGCGGCGAACTGGCCACCGGCCCCACCCCCGACGGCGGCTGGGAAGTCACCGCGATCCTGCCCGTACAGCCCCCCGCCGCGCCCACCGAACCCGCCGAGGACACCCCATGA
- a CDS encoding response regulator has product MTTIRVLIADDQMMVRQGFTVLLDAEPGIEVVGQAVDGLDAVAKVAELRPDVVLMDIRMPALGGIEATRLITEPAGATVKVLVLTTFDLDEYVYEALRAGASGFLLKDASAAELAQAVRVVADGDALLAPNITKRLIAEFSRMSGAPRAPLKERVGDLTERETEVLSLIAQGLSNAEIAQRLVVAEQTVKTHVSRILLKLGLRDRTQAAVFAYETGLVRPAGY; this is encoded by the coding sequence ATGACGACCATCCGCGTGCTGATCGCCGACGACCAGATGATGGTCCGCCAGGGCTTCACGGTGCTGCTCGACGCCGAGCCCGGCATCGAGGTCGTCGGGCAGGCGGTGGACGGTCTCGACGCCGTCGCCAAGGTCGCCGAACTGCGCCCCGACGTCGTCCTGATGGACATACGGATGCCCGCACTCGGCGGCATCGAGGCGACGCGCCTCATCACCGAACCGGCCGGGGCCACCGTGAAGGTCCTCGTCCTGACCACCTTCGACCTCGACGAGTACGTGTACGAGGCACTGCGCGCGGGCGCCTCCGGATTCCTCCTGAAGGACGCCTCCGCCGCCGAACTCGCCCAGGCGGTACGGGTCGTGGCGGACGGTGACGCCCTGCTCGCCCCGAACATCACCAAGCGTCTCATCGCCGAGTTCTCCCGCATGAGCGGCGCCCCCCGCGCCCCGCTCAAGGAGCGCGTCGGCGACCTGACGGAACGCGAGACGGAGGTCCTGTCCCTGATCGCGCAGGGCCTGTCGAACGCGGAGATCGCCCAGCGGCTGGTGGTGGCGGAACAGACCGTGAAGACCCATGTCAGCCGGATCCTGCTCAAGCTGGGTCTGCGCGACCGCACCCAGGCGGCTGTCTTCGCCTACGAGACGGGGCTGGTGCGCCCGGCCGGCTATTGA